The [Actinobacillus] rossii genome contains a region encoding:
- a CDS encoding Protein of uncharacterised function (DUF535) yields the protein MSSFSFPSFRQMYANERRFSKKVRSFGRYCVYTFLYRNQIREFEQYLTEKTLWQSVFTKNFYRVNALLQKFCDRRFSVSDRVNAIKSAFDQAEDKWGTAICQTLVEKQSVLLAQLTEDWAVYLNINAIDPFEGFFSLNIKNVEGRSVYDASFTFLPNNQLLIASIQGPNSEDAQELVKVATKQMHGMRPMYMLVNAFKNVAEALDCELVGIAHKNQAKYRWNDHSKLLFNYDEFWQENEAMLNPQGYWALPLTIERKSLDDIQSKKRSMYRKRYEMLDNMAQSISDFFKK from the coding sequence GTGAGTTCCTTTTCATTTCCATCATTCCGTCAAATGTATGCCAATGAACGCCGTTTTAGTAAGAAGGTGCGTTCTTTTGGGCGTTACTGCGTTTATACGTTTTTATATCGCAATCAAATTCGCGAATTTGAACAATATTTAACCGAAAAAACATTATGGCAGTCAGTATTTACGAAAAATTTTTATCGTGTAAATGCATTGTTGCAGAAATTTTGTGATCGTCGTTTTTCTGTATCAGATCGCGTAAATGCAATCAAATCTGCATTTGATCAAGCTGAAGACAAATGGGGGACAGCAATCTGCCAAACGTTAGTCGAAAAACAATCTGTTTTATTGGCACAGCTGACGGAAGATTGGGCCGTCTATTTGAATATTAATGCTATTGATCCCTTTGAAGGTTTTTTCTCATTAAATATTAAAAATGTTGAAGGGCGTTCGGTATATGATGCGTCTTTTACATTTTTACCAAATAATCAATTACTTATTGCATCTATTCAAGGTCCAAATTCAGAAGATGCACAAGAATTAGTCAAAGTGGCAACTAAGCAAATGCATGGTATGCGCCCGATGTATATGTTAGTGAATGCGTTTAAAAATGTAGCAGAAGCACTAGATTGTGAACTTGTTGGTATTGCGCATAAAAATCAAGCCAAATATCGTTGGAATGATCATTCAAAATTATTATTTAATTACGATGAGTTTTGGCAAGAAAATGAAGCGATGTTAAACCCGCAAGGTTATTGGGCATTACCGTTGACGATTGAGCGTAAGTCGTTGGATGATATTCAAAGCAAAAAACGTTCGATGTATCGTAAACGTTATGAAATGTTGGATAATATGGCACAATCTATCTCAGATTTTTTTAAGAAATAG
- the cmk gene encoding cytidylate kinase, translating into MAMIITVDGPSGAGKGTLCYALAEKLGFALLDSGAIYRATALAALKSAVKLDDELALATLARNLDIQFIPKNGEVEIILNNENVSGQIRMQDVADAASKIAVFPQVRAALLQLQQNFAKTDKGLIADGRDMGTVVFPNAEVKLFLDASAEERAKRRFKQLQSKGINGNFDQILAEIKERDFRDRNRPVAPLKPADDALLLDSTELSIEEVIAQALQFIESK; encoded by the coding sequence GTGGCAATGATTATTACGGTTGATGGTCCAAGTGGTGCAGGAAAGGGAACGCTTTGTTACGCGCTTGCAGAAAAATTAGGTTTTGCATTATTGGATAGTGGGGCGATTTATCGTGCCACCGCGTTGGCGGCATTAAAAAGTGCGGTCAAATTAGATGACGAATTAGCGTTAGCAACATTGGCTCGTAACCTAGATATACAATTTATTCCCAAAAATGGTGAAGTAGAAATTATCTTAAATAACGAGAACGTGAGTGGACAAATCCGCATGCAAGACGTAGCAGATGCGGCATCTAAAATAGCAGTATTCCCACAAGTTAGAGCGGCATTATTACAACTTCAACAAAACTTTGCGAAGACAGATAAAGGGTTGATTGCTGATGGTCGTGATATGGGAACGGTAGTGTTCCCAAATGCAGAAGTAAAATTATTTTTAGATGCGAGCGCGGAAGAACGTGCGAAAAGACGCTTTAAACAGTTGCAAAGTAAAGGAATTAATGGTAACTTTGACCAGATTTTAGCCGAGATTAAAGAACGTGACTTCCGCGATAGAAATCGCCCAGTCGCACCGCTCAAACCAGCTGATGATGCATTGTTGCTTGATAGCACGGAACTGAGTATTGAAGAAGTGATTGCGCAAGCGTTGCAATTCATTGAAAGTAAATAG
- the trpR gene encoding Trp operon repressor, translating to MYISRNMNYWNAFIETLRAAFAEGKEQELLTLLLTADERDAVGLRLQIVSQLLDKDVPQREIQQNLNTSAATITRGSNMLKLMEPDFLAWVKEQVDAKTPK from the coding sequence ATGTATATCAGTCGCAATATGAATTATTGGAATGCCTTTATAGAAACCTTGCGTGCCGCTTTCGCAGAAGGTAAAGAACAAGAACTTCTCACATTATTGCTCACAGCGGATGAACGCGATGCTGTAGGTTTGCGTCTCCAAATCGTGTCACAACTTCTTGACAAAGATGTGCCACAACGAGAAATCCAGCAAAACCTCAATACCAGCGCGGCAACGATTACACGTGGCTCAAATATGTTGAAATTGATGGAACCTGATTTTCTCGCTTGGGTAAAAGAACAAGTCGATGCTAAAACACCAAAATAA
- the slt gene encoding lytic transglycosylase yields the protein MKRTTLSLTLLATLTSFSAVANLEQQRQTYQKINELLAISQSDATQKLAYDLFEQIKDYPLAPYAEAQLLNANKANLMLTDIETYQQKNPNLPFANQLKKEWLKQLQEKQDWKTILDNAGKLPLDQGSQCILVQAKSYNAAIEATQNTVQSEPNEKTEEKPTALLPKFTQDDLATIWLTGQSLPSQCDALLTQWHEQGGLTPELAKQRAVMAYEQGNSGLLSHLEKMLKDEKNQRWAADLNALLKSPANLMDDDNLFYVDLIPNKPLEKRVVLATFPAYVKTLKEEDIKEPAKYFEHFETWAKSFSLTPEQLLEWKKLYLSQFFDSTNTEFQNWRDEQLTTLKDDSLTERRIRMAIREKGDYAKWISLLSDTAKEKEEWQYWIAQTTEDKLKSKEILTALTKKRGFYAMLAAKELGVQYQPEMLKLVEPTSKPGAMPQIGVTFQAELARIAELRHFNDSTNLNSEWRKLLDNANFEQKLQLSEYATQEGWYDLGVEATIQAKAWDYMSLRLPNAYTDWFDLNLNGKKISRTFAMAIARQESAWRTDVTSSANARGLMQLLPTTAKLTAEKTGLPYSNDAQLFDPFNNIMLGTAHLQELFDKYGDNRILIAAAYNAGAQRVDQWLEKAAGKLTMAEFVASIPFYETRGYVQNVMAYDSYYQILQQQSQQLFSKEETDRLY from the coding sequence ATGAAACGCACAACGCTGTCTTTAACATTACTCGCTACGTTGACCTCTTTCTCTGCTGTTGCAAATTTAGAGCAGCAGCGTCAAACTTACCAAAAAATCAACGAATTACTGGCTATTTCACAAAGCGATGCCACTCAAAAGCTAGCATATGACTTATTTGAACAAATCAAAGATTATCCGCTCGCACCTTACGCAGAAGCCCAATTACTGAATGCAAATAAAGCTAATTTAATGTTAACGGATATCGAAACTTATCAACAAAAAAATCCTAATTTACCTTTTGCCAATCAACTAAAAAAAGAATGGTTAAAACAATTGCAAGAAAAGCAAGATTGGAAAACCATTTTAGATAACGCCGGAAAACTCCCTTTAGATCAAGGATCACAATGTATTTTGGTTCAAGCTAAATCTTACAATGCGGCAATAGAAGCGACACAAAATACCGTTCAATCTGAACCTAATGAAAAAACAGAAGAAAAACCAACCGCACTTTTGCCTAAATTCACACAAGATGATTTAGCCACCATTTGGCTGACCGGACAAAGTTTACCAAGCCAATGTGACGCATTATTAACTCAATGGCATGAACAAGGTGGCCTCACCCCCGAATTAGCCAAACAACGCGCAGTTATGGCCTACGAACAAGGTAACAGTGGGTTACTTTCACATTTAGAAAAAATGCTGAAAGATGAAAAAAATCAACGCTGGGCAGCAGATTTAAATGCATTATTAAAATCTCCCGCTAATTTAATGGACGATGATAATTTATTTTATGTCGATCTCATTCCCAATAAACCGTTAGAAAAACGCGTGGTATTAGCCACCTTCCCTGCTTATGTGAAAACGTTAAAAGAAGAAGATATCAAAGAGCCGGCAAAATATTTTGAGCATTTTGAAACTTGGGCAAAAAGCTTTTCTCTGACGCCAGAACAACTACTCGAATGGAAAAAACTGTATCTTTCTCAATTCTTTGATAGCACGAATACTGAATTTCAAAATTGGCGGGATGAACAGCTTACTACATTAAAAGATGATTCACTGACTGAACGTCGTATCCGTATGGCAATTCGTGAAAAAGGCGATTATGCAAAATGGATAAGCTTATTGTCCGATACGGCTAAGGAAAAAGAAGAATGGCAATATTGGATCGCTCAAACAACAGAAGACAAACTAAAATCAAAGGAAATTCTGACCGCACTTACTAAAAAACGGGGTTTTTACGCCATGCTGGCAGCAAAAGAATTAGGCGTTCAATATCAACCTGAAATGCTGAAACTCGTTGAGCCGACATCAAAACCCGGTGCGATGCCCCAAATTGGCGTCACTTTCCAAGCTGAACTCGCTCGAATTGCAGAATTGCGTCATTTTAACGACAGTACAAATCTAAACAGTGAATGGCGTAAATTACTAGATAACGCCAATTTCGAACAAAAATTGCAATTGTCGGAATATGCAACGCAAGAAGGTTGGTATGATTTAGGTGTGGAAGCCACTATTCAAGCCAAAGCTTGGGATTACATGAGCTTACGTTTACCAAATGCTTATACTGACTGGTTTGATTTGAACTTAAATGGTAAAAAAATTAGCCGAACTTTTGCTATGGCGATAGCTCGCCAAGAAAGTGCATGGCGAACTGATGTGACATCGTCAGCCAATGCACGTGGTTTAATGCAATTACTGCCAACTACCGCTAAATTAACGGCAGAAAAAACAGGTTTGCCTTACTCAAACGACGCTCAGCTATTTGATCCATTCAATAATATTATGCTTGGTACCGCGCATTTGCAGGAATTATTTGATAAATATGGTGATAACAGAATATTAATCGCGGCTGCCTATAATGCTGGTGCACAACGCGTAGATCAATGGCTCGAAAAAGCTGCGGGAAAATTAACTATGGCTGAATTTGTAGCCTCTATTCCTTTCTATGAAACCCGTGGTTATGTGCAAAATGTAATGGCTTACGACAGTTATTACCAAATTTTACAACAACAATCCCAACAATTATTTTCAAAAGAGGAAACAGATCGTTTATACTAG